One genomic segment of Natronospira proteinivora includes these proteins:
- a CDS encoding beta-ketoacyl synthase chain length factor, whose product MNNNSTEIDFRLRDWQAWAPGMSSHKDWLAWIERGGPPAGEERADVSFLPAMQRRRLGPMARMVFRVMEDTLHDADDHAPMVFASRHGELARSYSLLQSLAEGEPLSPRDFSLSVHNAILGLHSIARKNREPATAVAAGLDTLPAGLLETAVQAAVSQRDCLMVWAEQSIPAFYRHYLPEDAPVACLALRVAPKEDTQAGPLFRLAWRAVPPGDPAGETAVLQSMLTGLVRPQGRGDWRSERRAWQLEPVHVAA is encoded by the coding sequence ATGAACAATAATTCGACCGAGATCGATTTTCGATTGCGTGACTGGCAAGCCTGGGCGCCCGGCATGAGCAGCCATAAGGACTGGCTGGCCTGGATCGAGCGGGGTGGGCCACCCGCTGGCGAGGAGCGTGCCGACGTCAGTTTTCTGCCTGCCATGCAGCGTCGTCGTCTGGGCCCCATGGCGCGAATGGTGTTTCGAGTGATGGAAGACACCCTGCATGATGCCGATGATCATGCGCCCATGGTGTTCGCTTCGCGGCATGGCGAATTGGCCCGATCTTATTCACTGTTACAGTCATTGGCCGAAGGCGAACCGCTGTCACCCCGGGACTTTTCTCTCTCCGTCCACAACGCCATTCTGGGGCTGCATTCCATTGCCCGCAAAAATCGGGAGCCGGCTACGGCAGTGGCGGCGGGGCTGGATACCTTGCCTGCGGGCTTGCTGGAAACTGCCGTGCAGGCAGCGGTTTCCCAGCGGGACTGCCTGATGGTCTGGGCCGAGCAGTCGATACCGGCCTTTTATCGCCATTATCTGCCCGAGGACGCCCCCGTCGCCTGTCTGGCCTTGCGCGTTGCGCCCAAGGAAGACACCCAGGCCGGCCCCCTGTTTCGTCTTGCCTGGCGTGCCGTGCCACCAGGTGACCCCGCCGGTGAAACGGCCGTTCTGCAATCCATGCTGACGGGGCTGGTTCGGCCACAGGGCAGGGGTGATTGGCGTAGCGAGCGACGGGCATGGCAGCTGGAGCCGGTTCATGTGGCCGCTTGA
- a CDS encoding ABC transporter ATP-binding protein → MSNPAPGKPTPLLQLSGVQKQWPGRPHPALNGLDLTVAEGRILGLLGPNGAGKTTLLSVLMGLTPADAGRFELDGQPLDRRRTALRRIAGLVPQHIALYPSLSGQQNLDFFAGLLWRHPRERQRAVDRCAAIADLGEALNYRVEQYSGGQKRRLNLAVGLLGEPRLLLLDEPTVGIDPQSRHFILESIRRLCRDEGMTVIHTTHYMEEVEQLCDDVAIMDEGRVLLNDSLDQALRQARALGRLQLRLEGSAPNSLLAALRKEGIVVEAVRDHELSLSLAECNLSLSAITELIEAQQQVISTLRFGASLETLFLSLTGRALRE, encoded by the coding sequence ATGAGCAATCCGGCCCCAGGCAAACCCACTCCCCTGCTGCAGTTATCCGGGGTTCAAAAACAATGGCCGGGACGGCCGCATCCCGCCCTGAACGGGCTCGACCTCACTGTCGCCGAGGGCCGCATCCTGGGGCTACTTGGCCCCAATGGGGCCGGCAAGACGACCTTGTTATCCGTGCTCATGGGCCTGACACCCGCAGATGCCGGTCGCTTTGAGCTGGATGGCCAGCCCCTGGACCGGCGACGCACCGCCTTGCGGCGTATCGCGGGCCTGGTGCCTCAGCATATTGCCCTCTACCCCAGTCTCAGCGGCCAACAGAATCTGGACTTCTTCGCCGGCCTGCTCTGGCGTCACCCCAGGGAACGGCAGCGGGCCGTGGACCGTTGTGCGGCCATTGCGGATCTGGGAGAAGCCCTGAATTACCGGGTGGAACAATACAGTGGCGGGCAGAAGCGACGGCTGAACCTGGCAGTGGGACTGCTGGGGGAACCCCGACTGCTTTTGCTGGATGAACCCACCGTGGGCATCGATCCCCAGTCCCGTCATTTCATACTGGAATCCATTCGCCGGCTTTGCCGGGACGAGGGCATGACCGTGATCCACACCACCCACTACATGGAAGAAGTGGAACAGCTCTGTGACGATGTGGCCATCATGGATGAGGGGCGCGTGCTGCTCAATGACAGCCTGGACCAGGCACTCCGTCAAGCCCGCGCCCTGGGGCGACTTCAGCTGCGCTTGGAAGGGTCGGCACCCAATTCACTGCTCGCGGCCTTGCGAAAAGAAGGCATCGTGGTGGAAGCAGTACGCGACCATGAACTGTCCCTGAGCCTGGCCGAATGCAACCTCAGTCTGTCGGCCATCACCGAATTGATCGAAGCACAGCAACAAGTCATCAGCACCCTGCGCTTTGGGGCCAGCCTGGAAACCCTTTTCCTGTCACTCACCGGCCGGGCCCTGAGGGAATAA
- a CDS encoding ABC transporter permease translates to MHRLISLIWKEWQVLARDPHGLAVLFLMPAVFILVMSVALQDVFAPDGEEMGQVAVADPIPDATAESFLDHLSKRVLLVTVDANDPLARDEVRLQLAADFGERLTALVEDPGENPAPALDRLADPGVDGRSLQVIDSAIQMALGEALSEMEGDGEVADLLTQLDRHAIRGLRPGQADPTTTLSSVQQSVPAWLVFGMFFVVIPLSTVLIGERQEGTLDRLRLMGVGPSILLLAKLPAYFLVNQVQLLAMLAIGFWIVPLAGAEALQPPIHLTALILVASITSLAAITFALLVGVIAKTHMQATTAGGVFNILFAAAGGIMVPRFVMADTMQSVAWLSPMGWALDGFLAAFLREDALSVIWLPLLGLSLFALLCFLLAVGIIARRH, encoded by the coding sequence ATGCATCGACTGATCTCATTGATCTGGAAGGAATGGCAGGTGCTGGCCCGGGACCCCCATGGCCTGGCGGTACTGTTTCTCATGCCGGCGGTTTTCATCCTGGTCATGTCGGTGGCCCTGCAGGATGTCTTTGCGCCGGATGGCGAGGAAATGGGACAAGTCGCTGTGGCCGACCCCATCCCCGACGCCACCGCGGAAAGCTTTCTCGATCACCTGTCAAAACGAGTCCTGCTGGTGACTGTGGACGCCAATGATCCCCTGGCCCGGGATGAGGTACGCCTACAGCTGGCAGCGGATTTTGGAGAACGACTGACGGCCCTGGTTGAAGATCCCGGTGAAAATCCCGCTCCCGCTTTGGACCGCTTGGCGGACCCCGGCGTGGATGGCCGTTCTCTGCAAGTCATCGATAGTGCCATCCAGATGGCATTGGGCGAAGCCCTGTCGGAGATGGAAGGTGACGGGGAAGTGGCCGACCTGCTGACCCAACTGGATCGCCACGCCATTCGCGGTCTGCGGCCTGGCCAGGCAGATCCCACCACCACCCTGAGCTCGGTGCAGCAATCGGTTCCGGCCTGGCTGGTCTTTGGCATGTTTTTCGTGGTAATCCCCCTGTCCACGGTACTGATCGGGGAACGCCAGGAAGGCACCCTGGACCGGCTACGCCTCATGGGGGTGGGTCCGAGCATTCTCCTTTTGGCCAAACTGCCGGCCTACTTTCTGGTCAACCAGGTCCAGTTGCTGGCCATGCTGGCGATTGGCTTCTGGATTGTTCCCCTGGCGGGCGCCGAGGCCCTTCAACCGCCGATTCATCTCACCGCCCTGATACTGGTGGCCTCCATTACCAGTCTGGCCGCCATCACCTTTGCCCTGCTGGTGGGCGTTATTGCAAAAACCCATATGCAGGCCACCACGGCCGGCGGTGTCTTCAATATCCTCTTTGCCGCCGCCGGGGGCATCATGGTGCCGCGATTTGTCATGGCGGATACCATGCAGTCCGTGGCGTGGCTCTCTCCCATGGGCTGGGCACTGGATGGTTTTCTGGCCGCCTTTCTGCGCGAGGACGCCCTGTCCGTAATATGGCTGCCGCTGCTGGGGCTTTCCCTGTTTGCCCTGCTCTGCTTCCTGTTGGCGGTGGGCATCATCGCCCGCCGCCACTAG
- a CDS encoding phosphopantetheine-binding protein: MSGSQDDQFKQSLKELILEETGKDELSPEQIADDEALFGPDTSLELDSLDGLQVSVALKQQFGVELNDSKRLRRVMANINTLADFLRPD, translated from the coding sequence ATGTCTGGCTCTCAGGATGATCAATTCAAGCAATCGCTCAAGGAACTGATCCTGGAGGAGACCGGCAAGGACGAACTGAGCCCGGAACAGATCGCCGATGACGAGGCCCTGTTCGGGCCGGACACTTCCCTGGAACTGGATTCCCTGGATGGCCTCCAGGTATCGGTGGCACTGAAACAGCAGTTTGGTGTCGAGCTTAATGACAGCAAGCGTCTGCGCCGCGTGATGGCGAATATCAACACCCTGGCCGACTTCCTGCGCCCCGACTGA
- a CDS encoding beta-ketoacyl synthase N-terminal-like domain-containing protein yields the protein MPKPIHPVHIVGHAMACPHNDPAAAFQAGAPPTWTPLPVPGYPGVERPYGFLHQREAPEQALDRLLDEALSRAGLSAAERVQAPVLMGTSSLNIGENEKRIIEQLHQSDSSPALEDARWGFMLDQYCQRHGLEGPQTTFNTACSSSANALLYAQRILSLDLAPAVVVIGFEAYNGISFGGFHGLMLLSPQDYRPFDPSRQGIILGEGVAVAVLRRDDKGAVARLEGGDTAIDFTGITVASEDSLARVMRSALDKTGNTPVQAIKAHGTGTAGNDQAEANAIHQVFGEQAPPYFSLKGGLGHSLGACGLVELLSLSVCRDRGFLPASLGYGDHPPQTQETAEEEEIESLPLLPLDTQQAWPEPGRLLLNYFGFGGNNTSLVVTL from the coding sequence ATGCCCAAGCCAATCCACCCCGTGCACATCGTGGGCCATGCCATGGCCTGCCCCCACAACGACCCGGCTGCCGCCTTCCAGGCCGGTGCTCCGCCCACCTGGACCCCGCTGCCGGTTCCCGGCTATCCGGGTGTGGAACGACCTTACGGCTTCCTGCACCAGCGGGAAGCCCCCGAACAGGCCCTGGACCGGCTACTGGATGAAGCCTTGAGCCGGGCTGGCTTGAGTGCGGCGGAACGAGTCCAGGCCCCGGTTCTCATGGGCACCTCTTCGCTGAATATCGGCGAGAATGAAAAACGCATCATCGAGCAGCTGCATCAGAGCGATTCATCCCCCGCCCTGGAAGATGCCCGCTGGGGTTTCATGCTGGATCAGTATTGCCAGCGCCACGGCCTGGAAGGTCCCCAGACGACCTTCAACACCGCCTGCAGCTCCAGCGCCAACGCCCTGCTTTACGCACAACGCATCCTGAGTCTGGATCTGGCACCCGCGGTGGTGGTCATCGGCTTTGAAGCCTATAACGGCATCAGCTTTGGCGGCTTTCATGGACTAATGCTGCTGTCCCCGCAAGACTACCGTCCTTTCGATCCTTCTCGGCAGGGCATCATCCTGGGGGAGGGGGTGGCTGTGGCCGTGCTACGCCGGGACGACAAGGGTGCCGTAGCACGGTTGGAAGGCGGCGACACCGCCATCGACTTCACCGGCATCACGGTGGCTTCGGAAGACAGCCTGGCCCGTGTCATGCGCTCGGCCCTCGATAAAACCGGCAATACCCCGGTGCAGGCGATCAAGGCCCATGGCACCGGCACGGCCGGCAATGATCAGGCGGAAGCCAACGCCATCCACCAGGTATTCGGTGAGCAGGCACCCCCCTACTTTTCCCTCAAGGGCGGTCTGGGACACAGTCTGGGGGCCTGCGGACTGGTGGAACTGCTGAGCTTGAGCGTCTGCCGCGACAGGGGGTTTCTGCCCGCCTCTCTGGGCTACGGCGACCATCCCCCGCAGACCCAGGAAACCGCAGAGGAAGAGGAGATCGAGTCACTGCCCCTGCTGCCCCTGGATACACAGCAAGCCTGGCCGGAACCCGGACGGCTGCTGCTGAACTATTTTGGTTTCGGCGGCAATAACACCAGCCTGGTGGTGACCCTGTGA
- a CDS encoding beta-ketoacyl synthase N-terminal-like domain-containing protein, giving the protein MSAPAIQQFRVLAAGQFSRPLDSPEGQDLRDLFKTEGLPPIRRANRFISLAVLGAHRCRRHYSGKLPDDCGTYLATAHGSFTDTVRLLEDQVQRHLPITPFRFVNVLSNIAGFHVAAHLGTSGENLAIARLKGAFDAALETAAMDLALGQTDCAMVGGVDEGDDDLALHRSRTKTPEGRIPGEGSGWLLLTADLHQEGALLQHGGDYGDPSVLADALHDARPDCLAVGTSADRHPASLQAAFPNYAVWDYHQTQGWILSNPAMAFAEHICNGAGRLAHIDQTGPQGQWRLWLLDR; this is encoded by the coding sequence GTGAGTGCGCCGGCCATCCAGCAATTCCGGGTCCTGGCAGCCGGCCAGTTCAGTCGCCCACTGGACTCGCCCGAGGGACAGGACCTGCGAGACCTGTTCAAGACCGAAGGCCTGCCCCCCATTCGACGGGCCAACCGTTTCATTAGCCTGGCGGTACTCGGGGCCCATCGTTGTCGGCGGCATTACTCAGGCAAGCTCCCCGATGACTGTGGTACCTATCTGGCCACCGCCCACGGCAGCTTCACTGACACCGTCCGGCTATTGGAAGACCAGGTACAGCGCCATTTGCCCATCACGCCCTTTCGTTTCGTGAATGTATTGAGCAATATTGCCGGCTTTCATGTAGCCGCCCATCTGGGAACGTCCGGGGAAAACCTGGCCATTGCTCGCTTGAAGGGGGCGTTTGATGCGGCACTGGAAACGGCAGCCATGGACCTGGCCTTGGGACAGACTGACTGCGCCATGGTGGGTGGCGTAGATGAAGGCGACGACGACCTGGCATTGCACCGCAGCCGCACCAAGACGCCGGAAGGCCGCATACCCGGAGAAGGCAGTGGCTGGCTTCTGCTCACTGCGGATTTGCATCAGGAAGGGGCCCTTCTGCAACATGGCGGCGATTATGGTGATCCATCTGTGCTGGCCGATGCCTTGCACGATGCCCGGCCGGACTGCTTGGCAGTAGGCACCTCGGCCGATCGCCACCCGGCTTCCTTGCAGGCCGCCTTCCCGAATTATGCGGTGTGGGACTACCACCAGACCCAGGGCTGGATACTGAGCAACCCGGCCATGGCCTTTGCCGAGCATATCTGTAACGGCGCCGGACGACTGGCCCATATCGATCAGACCGGCCCCCAGGGTCAATGGCGGCTATGGCTGCTGGATCGTTAA
- a CDS encoding BtrH N-terminal domain-containing protein has translation MAAVATDTYSPGLIGVPTFEHQHAAHCETGVMARLLGHAGLPLSEPAAFGLSAAFTFAHLPMVRVNQQPLTSYRMPPGRVVRGLEKRLGLTMHRERFRDPVAGMQALDDHLAEGRPVGLQTSVYWLPYFPRDMRFHFNAHNLIVYGREGEDYLISDPVFDHPVRAPWRDLMKARFARGPFAPKGLIYYPEDFPKHLDWSGIARRAIRSSCNMMRYSPVPWIGLRGIRHLAKRLEKLSGKSLEDREKQLYVAQIIRMQEEIGTGGGGFRFLYAAFLQEAADWMQSPALEDSAALMAEAGEQWRDFALEGARYVKSGDPGQLRGLPEQLRCCAEQEGRALKHLARQL, from the coding sequence ATGGCAGCCGTGGCCACAGACACTTATTCCCCCGGGTTGATCGGCGTGCCCACCTTTGAGCATCAACATGCCGCTCATTGTGAGACCGGCGTCATGGCCCGTCTGCTGGGGCATGCGGGCCTGCCTCTTAGTGAGCCGGCAGCCTTTGGGCTCTCGGCGGCCTTTACCTTCGCCCATTTGCCCATGGTTCGAGTTAATCAACAGCCCCTCACTTCTTATCGCATGCCACCGGGCCGGGTGGTTCGAGGTCTGGAGAAGCGACTGGGATTGACCATGCACCGGGAACGCTTCCGGGACCCGGTGGCGGGCATGCAGGCCCTGGATGACCATCTGGCCGAGGGTCGCCCGGTGGGCTTGCAGACCTCGGTGTACTGGCTGCCCTATTTCCCCCGGGACATGCGCTTTCATTTCAACGCCCACAATCTGATCGTCTATGGGCGGGAAGGGGAGGATTATCTGATCAGTGACCCGGTTTTTGATCACCCGGTGCGGGCGCCCTGGCGGGATCTGATGAAGGCTCGTTTTGCCCGGGGGCCCTTTGCGCCCAAGGGTCTGATCTACTATCCCGAGGATTTCCCCAAGCATTTGGACTGGTCGGGAATCGCCCGCCGTGCCATTCGCAGCAGCTGCAACATGATGCGTTACTCGCCGGTACCCTGGATCGGCTTGCGGGGGATCCGTCATCTGGCCAAGCGTCTGGAAAAGCTGTCGGGAAAATCCCTGGAGGATCGCGAAAAGCAGCTCTATGTGGCCCAGATCATTCGCATGCAGGAAGAAATCGGTACCGGTGGTGGTGGCTTCCGTTTCCTCTATGCGGCTTTCCTCCAGGAAGCGGCTGACTGGATGCAGTCTCCGGCCCTGGAAGACAGTGCGGCCTTGATGGCCGAGGCGGGTGAACAGTGGCGCGACTTTGCCCTGGAAGGCGCGCGTTACGTGAAAAGTGGTGACCCGGGTCAGCTCAGGGGTTTGCCCGAGCAGCTACGTTGCTGCGCCGAACAGGAAGGGCGGGCACTGAAACATCTTGCCCGCCAGCTCTGA
- a CDS encoding beta-ketoacyl-ACP synthase III: protein MNKVCITSLSRFMPGEAVTNDAMEKVLGQVGDRPSRARRVILRQNGIRRRHYVLDSENGEPRWNNAQLTAEAIRRLDGKVFDPEGMDLLACGTSMADQLMPSHAVMVHGELGAGPCETVSTSGICSAGILALKQAWLAVAVGEARQAVATGSETSSLMMRSAHFQAEAEALAQERAEAVTQRPELAFEKEFLRWMLSDGAGAMLLSDRPGPGPVNLWIDWIDSTSHAGDMPVCMYAGAEKNKAGYLKGWREFGGPEALGRNSVMAVKQDVRLLNDEVVKKTVDETLPRVCARRGLDVSSVDWFLPHMSSEYFRGPLTEGMARVGTEIPQDRWFTNLAERGNTGAASIFIMLEELAASGQLESGQKILCFVPESGRFTSCWMQLTVA from the coding sequence GTGAATAAGGTCTGCATTACCAGTTTGAGCCGCTTCATGCCCGGTGAAGCGGTGACGAATGACGCCATGGAAAAGGTTCTGGGCCAGGTGGGTGATCGGCCCTCCCGGGCCCGGCGGGTGATTCTGCGCCAGAACGGTATTCGCCGTCGTCACTATGTGCTGGATTCGGAAAACGGTGAGCCCCGCTGGAACAATGCCCAGCTGACAGCCGAGGCTATTCGGCGTCTGGATGGCAAGGTGTTTGATCCCGAGGGCATGGACCTTCTGGCCTGTGGTACCAGCATGGCGGACCAGCTGATGCCCTCCCATGCCGTCATGGTCCACGGTGAGTTGGGGGCGGGGCCCTGCGAAACCGTGTCCACCAGCGGCATCTGTAGCGCCGGCATCCTGGCCTTGAAACAGGCCTGGCTGGCGGTGGCGGTGGGTGAAGCCCGGCAAGCCGTGGCCACCGGGTCCGAGACGTCTTCATTGATGATGCGGTCGGCCCATTTTCAGGCGGAGGCAGAGGCGCTGGCCCAAGAGAGGGCGGAAGCGGTGACCCAACGTCCGGAGCTGGCCTTTGAAAAGGAGTTTTTGCGCTGGATGCTCTCGGACGGGGCAGGCGCCATGCTGCTATCAGACCGTCCCGGTCCGGGACCGGTGAATCTTTGGATTGACTGGATCGATTCCACGTCCCATGCCGGTGATATGCCGGTTTGCATGTATGCCGGTGCCGAGAAGAATAAGGCTGGTTATCTAAAGGGCTGGCGGGAGTTTGGAGGGCCTGAAGCGCTGGGCCGTAATTCGGTAATGGCGGTCAAGCAGGATGTTCGTCTGCTCAATGATGAAGTGGTGAAAAAGACCGTGGATGAGACCCTGCCCCGGGTCTGTGCTCGTCGGGGCCTGGATGTTTCCAGCGTGGACTGGTTCCTGCCCCATATGTCCTCGGAGTACTTTCGGGGCCCTCTCACTGAGGGTATGGCCCGGGTGGGGACGGAGATTCCCCAGGATCGCTGGTTTACCAATCTGGCGGAGCGCGGCAATACGGGGGCGGCTTCCATCTTCATCATGTTGGAAGAGCTCGCCGCCAGTGGTCAGCTTGAGTCCGGTCAGAAGATTCTCTGTTTTGTGCCCGAAAGCGGGCGCTTTACCAGCTGCTGGATGCAGTTGACGGTGGCTTGA
- a CDS encoding dialkylrecorsinol condensing enzyme: MGKRVLVVYWSQSGQTDQVAQSLIEPLEASSEVDVVHGRLRPKVAYPFPWTVTRFLDVFPESVHLLPPEMDPLLLDDEQFDLVIMVYQVWFLSPSLPFTGFLRSQQGRRILHNTPVVTVTACRNMWLTAQEKMKSLLAEAGARHCDHVALVDPGPPLATFITTPRWMLTGRRGSPNGRLPPAGLHESQIWSTRRFGYALLDALSRDEERQGKAMLTGLEAARVDRRFIMSEAIGHRSFKLWGKLIRAVGRPGQRRRYPVLYLYMIFLVLMIVTVVPMSLLVQALARPLLARRLKDKQQRLEQPSGAGRERMEEFCRE, from the coding sequence ATGGGCAAACGGGTCTTGGTGGTTTACTGGTCACAGAGTGGGCAAACCGATCAGGTGGCGCAATCCCTGATTGAACCTCTGGAAGCCAGCAGCGAGGTGGACGTGGTCCATGGCCGCCTGCGCCCCAAGGTCGCGTATCCCTTCCCCTGGACGGTGACCCGCTTTCTGGATGTCTTTCCCGAATCGGTGCATTTGCTGCCCCCGGAGATGGACCCCCTGCTGCTGGATGATGAGCAGTTTGACCTTGTGATTATGGTCTATCAGGTCTGGTTTTTGTCACCCAGTTTGCCGTTTACCGGTTTCCTGCGTTCCCAACAGGGCCGACGAATCCTGCACAATACCCCGGTGGTCACGGTGACGGCCTGCCGCAATATGTGGTTGACCGCCCAGGAAAAGATGAAGTCCCTGCTGGCGGAGGCCGGGGCTCGGCATTGTGACCACGTGGCCCTGGTGGACCCGGGGCCGCCTCTGGCCACCTTTATTACCACGCCCCGCTGGATGCTGACGGGTCGGCGCGGGTCACCAAATGGGCGCTTGCCGCCCGCTGGCCTGCATGAATCCCAGATATGGAGCACCCGGCGTTTTGGCTATGCCCTGCTGGATGCGCTGTCGAGAGACGAGGAACGGCAGGGCAAGGCCATGTTGACCGGCCTGGAGGCTGCCAGGGTGGACCGTCGTTTCATCATGAGTGAGGCCATTGGCCATCGTAGCTTCAAGTTATGGGGGAAGCTGATTCGGGCCGTAGGTCGCCCCGGGCAGCGTCGACGCTATCCGGTGCTCTATCTCTACATGATCTTTTTGGTGCTGATGATCGTGACCGTGGTGCCGATGAGTCTGCTGGTCCAGGCCCTGGCCCGGCCGCTGCTGGCCCGCCGCCTGAAAGACAAACAACAACGTCTGGAACAGCCTTCCGGGGCTGGCCGGGAGAGAATGGAAGAGTTCTGTCGTGAATAA
- a CDS encoding MipA/OmpV family protein — translation MRCFALILASALTLTSPMVCSGEDAASNDTQGETSRWAGGTLEYGIGLTRLAFPHYPGSDQSHTVMMPFPYLTYYSERVELDGSDLQGRLWQGDRFGLDISSGGALRVDADDNEAREGMEDLGWLGEIGLALRYSPRWTPGNPDTWQYRLSLPLRQAVELDGSSLSRTGWVLSPNAEVQRDFHLGPHQWEFQGRLSARYGSTDYHQHFYGVPLSATTPDRPAYQAEEGFTAYVASMGLAWRQGPWWLGGFVRHENFSDSVVIDSPLLRESRQQSVGVSAAYIFGKRRL, via the coding sequence ATGCGATGTTTTGCCCTCATATTGGCCTCGGCATTGACCCTGACCAGTCCAATGGTCTGCTCAGGGGAGGACGCCGCATCCAATGATACCCAAGGTGAAACTTCCCGCTGGGCCGGGGGCACACTGGAATATGGCATCGGACTGACCCGGCTCGCTTTCCCCCATTATCCCGGATCGGATCAGAGCCACACCGTGATGATGCCCTTCCCCTACCTCACTTATTACAGCGAGCGGGTGGAACTGGATGGCAGCGATCTACAGGGTCGGCTTTGGCAAGGCGATCGCTTCGGTCTGGATATCAGCAGTGGTGGGGCCCTGCGGGTGGACGCCGATGACAATGAGGCCCGGGAAGGCATGGAAGATTTGGGATGGTTGGGGGAAATCGGCCTGGCGCTCAGATATTCTCCCCGCTGGACCCCAGGGAATCCGGATACCTGGCAGTATCGTCTCTCACTGCCGCTGCGCCAGGCGGTGGAACTGGATGGCAGCAGTCTGAGCCGGACCGGCTGGGTCCTCTCCCCCAATGCCGAAGTCCAGCGGGATTTCCATCTGGGACCACATCAATGGGAGTTTCAGGGACGACTCAGTGCCCGGTACGGTTCCACCGACTACCATCAACACTTTTACGGGGTCCCCCTGTCCGCAACGACACCGGACCGACCGGCCTATCAGGCCGAGGAAGGCTTTACCGCCTATGTGGCCTCCATGGGCCTGGCCTGGCGCCAGGGTCCTTGGTGGTTGGGGGGCTTTGTTCGGCATGAAAATTTCAGTGACAGTGTCGTGATCGACAGCCCGTTGTTACGAGAATCCAGGCAACAATCGGTGGGCGTGTCTGCCGCCTATATCTTTGGAAAACGTCGTCTATAA
- a CDS encoding methyltransferase, translating to MMPSSKGRMRAVEAKSYAQFLAFGPFAFQATVVMRDCGLLAALDQGEGGHSLASLVDDTGLSEYAVSVLLDVGRNIGLVERDDEGCFHLGRVGFFVLHDEMTRVNINFTRDVAYQALPYLEASLRESRPAGLKTLGPWKTIYEGLTQLPEPAQQSWFEFDHYYSDQVFDQLLQLVFQRPIRHLLDVGGNTGRWALKCLNHDPGIKVTLMDLPGQLKEAKKNLEAAGVGDRADYYPADLLKTDTRFPEAADTIWMSQFLDCFSEPEIVSILQRAAASMDADSRLFIVELFPDRQGFEAARFSLDVTSLYFTCLANGNSRMYHYDRFLELVKQAGLVVEKEVDLPAGGHTFLSCRRA from the coding sequence ATGATGCCCAGTTCCAAAGGCCGCATGCGCGCGGTCGAGGCCAAATCCTATGCCCAGTTTCTGGCCTTCGGCCCTTTCGCCTTTCAAGCCACCGTGGTTATGCGGGACTGTGGCCTGCTGGCCGCACTGGATCAGGGCGAGGGCGGCCACAGCCTGGCAAGCCTGGTGGATGACACCGGTCTGAGCGAGTATGCCGTGTCGGTTCTGCTGGATGTGGGCCGCAACATCGGCCTAGTGGAACGGGACGATGAAGGGTGCTTTCACCTGGGCCGGGTGGGTTTCTTCGTTCTGCATGACGAGATGACCCGGGTGAATATCAATTTCACCCGGGACGTGGCCTATCAGGCCCTGCCCTATCTGGAGGCATCCCTGCGGGAATCCCGTCCGGCCGGTCTCAAGACCCTTGGGCCCTGGAAAACCATCTATGAGGGTCTGACCCAGTTGCCCGAACCCGCCCAGCAGAGCTGGTTCGAGTTCGATCACTACTATTCCGATCAGGTCTTCGACCAGCTACTTCAACTGGTCTTCCAACGTCCCATTCGGCATTTGCTGGATGTGGGTGGCAACACGGGCCGCTGGGCATTGAAGTGCCTCAACCATGATCCCGGGATTAAAGTCACCCTGATGGATCTCCCGGGACAGCTCAAGGAGGCAAAAAAGAATCTGGAAGCAGCGGGTGTGGGGGATCGAGCCGACTATTACCCGGCGGATCTGTTGAAAACGGATACCCGCTTTCCCGAAGCGGCCGATACCATCTGGATGAGTCAGTTTCTGGACTGTTTTTCGGAACCGGAAATCGTCAGCATCCTGCAACGTGCCGCAGCTTCCATGGATGCAGACAGCCGGCTTTTCATTGTGGAGTTATTCCCGGACCGACAGGGCTTTGAAGCCGCCCGCTTCAGTCTGGATGTAACCTCACTCTACTTCACCTGCCTGGCCAATGGCAACAGCCGCATGTACCACTATGACCGTTTTCTCGAGCTGGTAAAGCAGGCTGGTCTGGTGGTTGAAAAGGAGGTGGACCTGCCTGCCGGTGGACACACTTTCCTCAGTTGTCGGCGAGCCTGA